In one Aeromicrobium wangtongii genomic region, the following are encoded:
- a CDS encoding DEAD/DEAH box helicase: MATARQPVDWKQKSHESEEFEKTLTTFKDLGVTPEIADALIAVGIEEAFPIQEMTLGVALQGTDLIGQARTGTGKTLAFAIPVIQRISLPADADYDEELAGKPQALIVAPTRELAIQVASDVAVASKGRGTRNLTIYGGVPYESQLDALTAGVDIVVGTPGRLLDLANRGALDLSHIRTLVLDEADEMLDLGFLPDVESLLAKTPESRQTMLFSATMPGAIVGLARKHMRHPMNIRAESGDDDSQMVPATAQFVWQAHDMDKPEIVGRILQAEDVGRVIIFTRTKRTAQRVADELIDRGFPASPLHGDMAQPAREKALTRFREGKIDILVATDVAARGIDVAGITHVINYNCPEDDKTYVHRIGRTGRAGASGIAVTFVDWADITRWKLINKALGLPFDEPQETYSTSEHLFHDLGIDPNVKGRLKPAAPREPKKDDDRGGRSRSGGGRGEGGGRGEGGGRKGGSRGGDRNGGRSEDRGGRQKSSGGGKPAVTEDAPAPLPTGEDAPRLRKRTRSRTRGSQRAGSAE, from the coding sequence GTGGCGACGGCCCGTCAGCCGGTAGACTGGAAGCAGAAATCCCACGAATCTGAAGAATTCGAGAAGACCCTGACTACGTTCAAAGATCTGGGCGTCACGCCCGAGATCGCCGACGCGCTGATCGCCGTCGGCATCGAAGAAGCTTTCCCGATCCAGGAGATGACGCTCGGCGTCGCACTCCAGGGCACCGACCTCATCGGCCAGGCACGCACCGGCACGGGCAAGACGCTGGCATTCGCCATCCCGGTCATCCAGCGCATCTCGCTGCCTGCCGACGCCGATTACGACGAGGAGCTCGCCGGCAAGCCGCAGGCCCTCATCGTGGCGCCCACGCGCGAGCTCGCGATCCAGGTCGCCAGCGATGTCGCCGTGGCCTCCAAGGGCCGCGGCACCCGCAACCTGACGATCTACGGCGGTGTTCCCTACGAGTCGCAGCTCGACGCCCTCACCGCCGGCGTCGACATCGTCGTCGGAACCCCCGGTCGTCTGCTCGACCTGGCCAACCGCGGCGCGCTCGACCTGTCGCACATCCGCACGCTGGTGCTGGACGAGGCCGACGAGATGCTCGACCTGGGCTTCCTGCCCGATGTCGAGTCGCTGCTGGCCAAGACGCCCGAGTCGCGCCAGACGATGCTGTTCTCGGCGACCATGCCCGGCGCGATCGTCGGCCTGGCGCGCAAGCACATGCGCCACCCGATGAACATCCGTGCGGAGTCCGGTGACGACGACAGCCAGATGGTGCCCGCGACGGCGCAGTTCGTCTGGCAGGCGCACGACATGGACAAGCCCGAGATCGTCGGCCGCATCCTGCAGGCCGAGGACGTGGGCCGCGTCATCATCTTCACCCGCACCAAGCGCACCGCGCAGCGGGTCGCCGACGAGCTGATCGACCGCGGCTTCCCCGCGTCGCCGCTGCACGGCGACATGGCCCAGCCGGCCCGCGAGAAGGCGTTGACCCGCTTCCGCGAGGGCAAGATCGACATCCTGGTCGCCACCGACGTCGCCGCCCGCGGCATCGACGTCGCCGGCATCACGCACGTCATCAACTACAACTGCCCCGAGGACGACAAGACGTACGTCCACCGCATCGGTCGCACCGGCCGTGCCGGCGCCTCCGGCATCGCCGTGACCTTCGTCGACTGGGCCGACATCACCCGCTGGAAGCTCATCAACAAGGCCCTCGGCCTGCCGTTCGACGAGCCGCAGGAGACCTACTCGACGTCCGAGCACCTGTTCCACGACCTGGGCATCGACCCGAACGTCAAGGGACGCCTGAAGCCGGCAGCCCCCCGCGAGCCCAAGAAGGACGACGACCGCGGTGGTCGTTCGCGCAGCGGTGGCGGACGTGGCGAAGGCGGCGGACGTGGCGAGGGCGGCGGACGCAAGGGTGGCTCCCGCGGTGGCGACCGCAACGGCGGACGCTCCGAGGATCGCGGCGGACGGCAGAAGTCATCGGGCGGCGGCAAGCCCGCGGTGACCGAGGACGCCCCGGCGCCCCTGCCCACCGGCGAGGACGCGCCCCGCCTCCGCAAGCGCACGCGGAGCCGCACCCGCGGCAGCCAGCGGGCCGGCAGCGCCGAATAG
- a CDS encoding L,D-transpeptidase — MSKHRAEHRTTRSRGGVNRVALALGVTIVAGATAVAVVPQLMSGAATAGTPATSTVATVLAEASPSWVQPPVVQAPPPVPQPDPAVPAGSGTGRRIVFDQSDQRVWLVRSDGTAERTYAVSGSRFDNLEPGSYTVQSKTRHATAFDASGTMEYFVRFATGFSEPIGFHSVPRDNSGKLEQTRAQLGTPLSAGCVRQWKPDAIALWDFAPVGTRVVVTP; from the coding sequence GTGTCCAAGCACCGCGCCGAGCATCGCACCACCCGCAGCCGCGGGGGCGTGAACCGCGTCGCACTCGCGCTCGGCGTCACGATCGTGGCCGGTGCCACCGCCGTGGCCGTGGTGCCGCAGCTGATGTCCGGGGCCGCGACGGCCGGTACGCCGGCGACGTCCACGGTGGCGACGGTGCTCGCTGAGGCGTCCCCGTCGTGGGTCCAGCCGCCGGTCGTCCAGGCTCCTCCGCCCGTGCCGCAACCCGATCCAGCCGTGCCGGCCGGATCGGGGACAGGGCGGCGAATCGTGTTCGACCAGAGCGACCAGCGGGTCTGGCTCGTGCGCTCCGACGGCACGGCCGAGCGCACCTATGCGGTGTCGGGCAGCCGCTTCGACAACCTCGAGCCGGGCTCGTACACCGTCCAGTCGAAGACGCGCCACGCCACGGCGTTCGACGCCAGCGGGACGATGGAGTACTTCGTCCGCTTCGCGACAGGATTCAGCGAGCCGATCGGCTTCCACTCCGTGCCGCGCGACAACTCCGGCAAGCTCGAGCAGACCCGGGCCCAGCTCGGCACGCCGCTGTCGGCGGGCTGCGTGCGCCAGTGGAAGCCCGACGCGATCGCCCTGTGGGACTTCGCCCCCGTCGGCACCCGGGTCGTCGTCACTCCCTGA
- a CDS encoding ParA family protein, with amino-acid sequence MAIVTTTIAVTNQKGGVGKTTTVVSLGAALVEAGQRVLLVDVDPQGSLTFSLGIDPEDLDVTVGQVLLGTKQADDAIVITDDGMHLLPANITLTQAEESLVGRTGREQRLRVALDKIADDYDWILIDCPPTLGVLTVGALSAAQRVLIPLQAETLSHRGVGQLLDTIHDVRQFINPKLEIWGVLPTMFDGRTKHAQNVLQAIGDTYGLPVVTPPIPKTIRFAEAPAFGRSVLSTASSHKGADAYRQVAAGLLAP; translated from the coding sequence ATGGCGATCGTGACGACGACGATCGCGGTGACGAACCAAAAGGGTGGGGTCGGCAAGACGACCACGGTGGTGTCCCTCGGGGCAGCGCTGGTCGAGGCCGGGCAGCGGGTCCTGCTGGTCGACGTCGACCCCCAGGGCAGCCTGACGTTCTCGCTGGGCATCGACCCCGAGGACCTGGACGTCACGGTCGGCCAGGTGCTGCTGGGCACCAAGCAGGCCGATGACGCGATCGTCATCACCGATGACGGGATGCACCTGCTGCCGGCCAACATCACGCTGACCCAGGCCGAGGAGAGCCTCGTCGGCCGCACCGGCCGCGAGCAGCGCCTGCGGGTCGCGCTGGACAAGATCGCCGACGACTACGACTGGATCCTGATCGACTGCCCGCCCACGCTGGGAGTGCTGACCGTCGGTGCACTGTCCGCCGCCCAGCGGGTGCTGATCCCGCTGCAGGCCGAGACGCTGTCGCACCGCGGTGTCGGCCAGCTGCTCGACACGATCCATGACGTCCGCCAGTTCATCAATCCCAAGCTGGAGATCTGGGGGGTGCTGCCCACGATGTTCGACGGTCGCACCAAGCACGCCCAGAACGTCCTGCAGGCCATCGGCGACACGTACGGGCTGCCCGTCGTCACACCGCCGATCCCCAAGACGATCCGGTTCGCCGAGGCGCCCGCGTTCGGCCGCTCCGTCCTCTCGACGGCGTCCAGCCACAAGGGCGCCGATGCCTACCGGCAGGTCGCCGCAGGCCTGCTGGCGCCCTGA
- a CDS encoding SDR family NAD(P)-dependent oxidoreductase — MTRRALVTGATSGIGHAFAVELAKRGHNLVIVARTTDRLESVAAEIRTKYRVDVGVVTADLSTLEGMQTAANALTDSAQPVDLLVNNAGASLAGWFGTTDIADEDSQLNLLVRAPMHLMDAAIKTMAGRGGGQIINVSSVAAFTPRGVYSAHKAWLLNLSRWADVHYDDVNISVQALCPGFVRTEFHQRGDMDVSDVPRWMWLKPEQVVKASLTDLAHDRAVSIPSLRYKFLAFLARHLPAGVVTRAAKRGR, encoded by the coding sequence ATGACACGTCGCGCCCTGGTCACAGGAGCAACCTCGGGCATCGGCCACGCCTTCGCCGTCGAGCTGGCCAAGCGTGGTCACAACCTGGTCATCGTGGCCCGGACGACCGATCGGCTCGAGTCCGTGGCCGCCGAGATCCGCACCAAGTACCGGGTGGACGTCGGCGTCGTCACCGCAGATCTGTCCACCCTCGAGGGCATGCAGACGGCCGCCAACGCGCTGACCGACAGCGCCCAGCCGGTGGACCTGCTGGTCAACAACGCGGGGGCCTCGCTGGCCGGCTGGTTCGGGACGACCGACATCGCCGACGAGGACAGCCAGCTCAATCTGCTCGTGCGCGCCCCGATGCACCTGATGGACGCTGCGATCAAGACCATGGCCGGACGTGGCGGAGGCCAGATCATCAATGTCTCCAGTGTTGCGGCCTTCACCCCGCGCGGTGTGTACTCCGCGCACAAGGCGTGGCTGCTGAACCTGTCGCGGTGGGCGGACGTCCACTACGACGACGTCAACATCTCCGTGCAGGCGCTGTGCCCCGGGTTCGTGCGCACCGAGTTCCACCAGCGCGGCGACATGGACGTCTCGGACGTGCCCCGCTGGATGTGGCTCAAGCCCGAGCAGGTCGTCAAGGCGTCCCTGACCGATCTCGCCCACGACCGCGCCGTCTCGATCCCCTCGCTGCGCTACAAGTTCCTCGCGTTCCTGGCCCGCCACCTGCCCGCGGGCGTCGTGACCCGGGCCGCCAAGCGAGGACGGTGA